GAGACGCCATCGTTCTCGAAGCGAGCCACATCACCGCCCATCCTGACGACCAGGGCATGCTGGTCCACGAGCTCGCCCACGTGGTGCAGGACTATCCCCACGCGCCGTACTGGCTCATCGAGGGGATCGCCGATTACGTCCGCTACGCGCTGGGCTACATGGACGTGTTCAGTCCAGGCGGCTGCGGGCCCGGCGAGAGCTACAAGGGCGGCTACGCGTGCGGCGCCACGCTCTTGCGCTTCGTCGAGAACCGGTTTCCAGGGACGGTCCGGCGGCTTCAGCAGCGGCTCCGCGACGACTCGTTCGACGGTCACCTTGTCCCCGGCGTCGAGACCGAAGCACTCTGGCAGCTCTGCCAGCAAGGTCCTTGCGCCGCCGAGCCTCGGGTGAGCCCTCCGCGATAGCCGCGCTCTTGGGCGACGCCCTGCGGCCGCTCGCGGTCAATCGGCACCCACGCGCGCCTTGGCGACGTGACCTGATCGCCGCCGGGTGATCTCGGTGTGGCGCACGCGACGTACACTGCCCAAGCGAAGGGATTGTAGTGCCCAACCAGCGCCCGAGTTCGACGATCTGCATTTTGATCTTTGAAAACAACGAATATTCGGCGGGCTGGCGCGCACCCTTCCCCGCTCCTGCGCCCCTGCTCGCTTCAATCTGTCAGAGAGCACCGGCGCCCGACCGACCTCATCTCCGGCGCCCCGGGTCAACCGAAGCGCCACCACTCCAAGGCACCGTCGAAGTACCTCACACGGCCCAGTGCGCGCTTGAAGTTCTTCTTGAAGTTCGGCCTCCATACGCGCTGTGCGGGCGATCGCGATTGTAGAAGACGACGAAGTCCTCGCCGAACTTGTCGAGTTGCTCGATGCTTGTGAGCAGCCACCGGCCGGACGCCGAGCGCGGTCATTGGGTCTCGGCAAGAAGCTCCGCCAGGACCCTTTTGCCCTCGGCGAGCTTCTGGAAGGCCCGCGTAAGACTGGCGGCGATCATCGTCTTCTCGGCGCGGTCCGTCGCGGTGATCGCCTGCAGCGCCGCGGCGAGCTCACGCTCTGCAACCTCCAGCTCGGCTTTGGCAGCGGCGATGCGCTGCTTGAGTTCCTGGGGAAGGACGGGCATGGCGCTCCAAGGGAAAACAAGGCTCGCATCCGGATCGGCGTATTGCAACCCGTCTCGCTGGCGCCCAACATGCACGCATGCTCGTCGGGTTGTTCCTCGCAATCGTGACCGGTGCCTCTCCGGACTGGCAGCTCGTCGTTGACGGCGACGTGAAGGTCTATACCCGTCCCCAAGCCAACTGCGCTGAGGAAGTGCGGGGCGACATGGTCATGCACGTGAGTGCAGCCGAGGTACGCGCGGTGCTGCTCGATGAGGAGTACGCGCGTCGGGCTCCGTACATGGCTGAGTTCCGCGCGATCGCCCACCCCACGCCCAACACCTGGGTTCACTACACGCGCCTCGCTCTGCCGATCGTCGATGATCGCGACTACTTCATCGAGATCACGCTGGAGAGCGACCTCGCACCCGATGGCAGCGGCGAGTACCTCTCGAGCTGAAAACCGTGGGGCCTGGATCGGCCTGCGCGACGCGGGGTGGTCAGGATGGTGCACAACGAGGGCTACTGGCGGGTCAGGTCCACCCCGGACGGTGCGCACGCGGAAGTCGAATACGATTTGGCACTCGACCCTGGCGGCCTCATTCCCGCGTGGGTCGCGGAAGCGGGCAACAAGAGGATCTTGCCGGATGTGATGAGGGGCATCGAGGCCGAGGCGCTTCGCCGTCGCACCTTGGGCAAGTGACCCGCACGGCCGTGAGGTTCAGCGAGGCCTGATACCGACACCAGCACTGCGGGTCGCGCAGGAGGAGGTCCTCATCGATCGCGCAGAACACCTCTTTGAAGCTCAGAGGTACGTGCTGCGCGGCGCCCGCCACAGCCTGGCTGGTCGCCGTCTGCATCTGGCCGCCCACGAATGGGGCGTCGTTTCCGCGCATGCCCTTGGCCGGCAGCACGGCCGATGCTGTTCCTAGAGCTCATCAAGGGGACTGGACCTCGATGAGTATCTCGTTGGTGCGGAGGAACCACGGCTTGAACGGCGGGTCGTACCTCGCCCAGACGGGCTCCCCCTTCGCCGACAGGCCTTCGCGCTGCATCGCAGCCTGAAGCTGCTCGAGGTGCTCGTCGTAGTTTTGTTGGGACCATCTGCCGGAGTAGCGAATTGCCGCGAAGCGCCTCGGAGGAAGCACGCGCAGGTGCACCCGCGCGTCGTTCGGCTCCGGGAGCGCCTCGAGGGGCAGCTCCGACGGCATCATGAACTGCATGCGCCAGCGCCGAGGCCCGGCACTCTCCTCCGTGACCGGCGCGGTCATCGCGATCTTTTTCTCCTCGACGGGCGCCTCCGTCACCGGCGCGGTCATCGCAATCTTCTTCGCGCTGTGGTTCCTTCCAAAGATGTAGCCAGCGAGCCGCGAGAAGCCTTCGTTGTCGGCCTCACCCCGGTCACCTTCCACTTCAGTCTCGGCCACGACCAACGACGGGTACTCGCGCACCTCGAAATCGCGGTACCGCGCGAGGACCTGATGCTTCGGTGTCTCGGTTGCCATGGCGCTGGCTCCCAGCAGAGTGATGACGAGGCCGACGATGGGTCGCGCTGCCCACTTCATGGAGTTCACCTAATGCGGCACTGCCGGCGTTTCATCCAGCCGTCCTGCAGGCCCCGGTCCTCGCCCCGCCGCTGTGAGCTGCCCAGGCGTCGGCGCCTCGCCGAGCCGCTGGTACGGCGCTCAGGTTGCCCCTAACCCTACGAATGGCGCGCCACCCGTCGCGCCGCTGCGCCTGCGGCCGAGCCTTGCTTCTGGCGCTTCGGGGCGCCGCACCGCTGCCCGGCCGGTCGTCGTGTGGCGCGGAAGCAACCCAGCATCTGATCACCGCGCTGCAACCAATCGCTCGCAGCGGGTGACGCCCCTCCGAGAAGGCAAGTTCAGAGGAGTGTGTGGAAACGCTGCGCGCACGCTCTTGTCCGTTACTCGCCGGACTTCGGCCGGGCGCGAGCCTTGCGTCTGGAAGCCGTCCTGCCCAGTGAAATCCCTCCTCACTTCGACTGGTTTACTTGTTGCTACACCGTCTTCGGCGGCATGCGCCGGATCCGTGCTTTTTCTCCCAGCGACCGTCTCTTGGCCGTGGAATCTCGGGGGAATTGGGAGCGACGTCGTCGAGAAGCCGAACCCACGCATGCCCAATCCCTCGAACATAAGCGAGCCCATCGCCCGCACCCTGCTCGAGGTGGCGCCCGACGCGTTGATACTCATTTCCGACGACGGGCGCGTGCAGGACGCCAACACGCGCGCCGAGGCGATGTTCGGATTCCTGCCCGGCGGCCTCCGCGGCGAGCAGGTGAACAACCTCGTCCCGGAGCGGCTCCGCGATCGCAATCCGCTCTCTCCGTCGCTCGGCGAGCGTGCGCCAGTGCCGAGCGTCGAGCACTTCGGGTTGCGCCGTGATGGCACAGAATTCCCAATCGAGGTTTCGCTGGGCGAGATCTGCCGCGAAGGGCAGCGCTTCGTCGCCGCCATCGTGCGCGACGCGACCGCCAGCCGCCGCACCGCAGCGACGCTCCGCGCGACTGAGAACCAGTTTCGGCTCACCTTCGAAGCGGCCCCCATTGGCATGGCGCTGGTCGGGCTGGACGGACGCTTCTTGAGCGTGAACAAGGCGCTCTGCGAGATCGTTGGCTACTCGGCCGCGGAACTCACGGGGCTGACCTTCCAGGCCATCACCCACCCCGACGACCTCGACACCGACCTGGCTCTCGCCGACCAACTCCGCCGCGGCGAAATCCCGCGGTACGAGCTGGGGAAGCGCTACATCCACAAGGACGGCAGCATCGTCCACGTCGTCCTCACGGGCACTGTCGTGCGCGATGCCTCGGGCGCGCCTCTGCACTTCATCGCGCAGGTGGAGGACGTCACCGAGCAGATCCGCACCGAGGAGACGAAGCGCCTTTCCGAGCAGCAGGTGCGTGACCTCATCGATCAGACGCCCGACGGGATCTTCATCGCCGACCTGGAGGGCCGATACACCGACGTGAACCCCGCCGCATGCCGGCTGCTCGGCTACGCGCGGGAGGAATTGATTGGCAAGACCATCGTCGACCTCATCCCTGCCTCGGACGTGCCGCGGCTCTGGGAGGTTCAGAAGCGGCTGCTACAGCCCGGGCAGGCAGACGTGGGCGAGTGGACCCTGCGCTGCAAGGACGGCTCGCTGGTGCCCGTCGAGGTCAGCGCGAGCATCCTGGCCGACGGCCGATGGCAAGCGTTCGTGCGCGACATCACCGAACGCAAGCGCGCGGAGCTCGAACTGCGGCGCGGCGCGGAGGAACTGCAGCGCGCGCAGCAAGTGGCGCACCTCGGCAGCTGGGAATGGGACCTGCGCACCCACCGGGTGACGCGCTCTCCGGAGTTGTTCCGGATCTACGGCCTGCCCCCCGGAACGGAGGGATCGTTGCCCTGGGCCTGGGAGGGCCTGGTCCACCCAGGCGATCGGCCCGGACTCCACCGTGTGGTGGAGGAGGCGGTCCGCACCGGTGAGCCGTACGCAGTGGAGTACCGCATCCACCGACCCGACGGGGTGGAACGCGTCCTCCTGCAGCAGGGCGAGCGCCAGGACGAAAGCGGCCAGCTTGCGCGCATGGTGGGCACCATCCTCGACATCACCGAGCTCAGGCGCGCCGAGCGCGAGCGAGAAGAATCACGGCGGTGGATGCAGGCGGTGCTCGACCAGAGCCCGGTGGCGCTGATCCGCGTGATCGGCGCGAATGGGGAACGGGTGGAGCTCAACGCGCGGGCGGAGGAATTGCTGGGACGCAACCTGGAGCGCGTCGCCCAGTACGCGGAGATGGTGCTCACCGCCGAAGGACGGCCCCTGGCGCGCACCGACCTGCCCAGCATGCGCGCGCTGCGTGGCGAGCGGATCCACCGGCAGGAGTACCTGGTGCGCACGGCCGCGGGCGACACCCTCCCCGTGCTTGCCGGCGCGGCGCCCATCCGCGACAACGCGGGCCAGGTCCAGGGGGCGGTGGTCGCGTTCGAGGACATCTCCCACCTCAAGGAACTGGAGCGGCTTCGCGCCGAGTGGAACTCGGTGATCGCCCACGACCTGCGTCAGCCGATCAGCGCCATCGGGCTGCACGCGCACCTGATGAAGAAGTTCGTCGGCGACACCCAGGCCCAGAACCACCTTGCTTCCATCCGCTCCAGCGCACGGCGCTTGAACCGGATGATCGATGATCTGCTCGACCTCTCGCGCCTCGAAGCCAATCGGCTCACCCTGGAGCGCAGGCCCACCAACATGGAAGCGCTGGCGCGTGCGACGGCACACGATGTGAGCCTCCAGGCGCCGGGGCGGGCGATTGAAGTACGCGCGCACGGCGCGGTGCCCGAGGTCGAGGTAGACCCCGACCGGATGGCCCAGGTGCTCGAGAACTTGCTCACCAACGCCGTGAAGTACGGCGAGCCGGCTACCCCCATCCATGTCGACCTGGCCGCAAGAGGGCCACTCTTTTCAGTGGCTGTAAGGAACCGCGGCCACGGCATTTCGGCCGACCAACAGAACAAGCTCTTCCGGCGCTTCCAGCGCATGGGCGGGTTCGGAAACGCCGGGCCCGAGGGAATCGGGCTGGGGCTCTACATCACGCGCGCGCTCGTCGAGGCGCACGGAGGATCACTCACCTTGGAGAGCACACCCGGCGCGACCACCACCTTTTGCGCGACGATGCCCATTCATGCCGAGCCGGCGCGACCAGCCACCGAACCTCCCGGCCCGACTACAGGCTGAGCCGTTCATCCCGTTTCGATAATGCTCCAAGCGAGAGACGAACAGCGCGGCGCGTCCATGGGCGTGTTCTTCATGCCCCGGAGCGTTTCCTTCACGTCGCGGGCGGCGGCCACGCAGCTCTTCGCGCACCTCGGATCCCCGCTCATCTGGCCGGTGCTCGCGGGCCTGGGCGTGCGGTCGGCGCTGGTCTAGCGCAGCTTCCCGCCGCCTCGCAGGCCCGAAGTGCTCGCGGCCAACCCCAGCGGAGCCTGAGCGGACGAAGCTCAGGCCCTCGCCCGCTGCACTCGACCGCAGAGCCGGCGCCAGGGCTCAACCTGCGCAGGCATGGATCGCCTCTCCACCGGGTTTGAACAGGGTCCGGTGCGTGTCCACCATTCGGGTGCTGCGGGGTCAGCGGTGAACCAGGAAACGCAGAGTCGAAGGCTCGGCCACGAGCTCTGGGAGGGTTTCCTCCGGTGGGTGTCGGCCTTTCGCGCCCCGCCCAGGCATCGCGACGTGGAGCATCAGCTCCAGTCGGCCCGAAACCGCCTCCGCTCCCTGCTCTCCGCCACCTCGGTCGCCTCCTGGACCACCGACGAGGCCGGGAAGATCGTCGAGGGCGCGCCCGGCTGGCGGGCCTTCACCGGGCGAAGCCTCGAGGCCGGCTGGTTGGAGGCCGTCCACCCGGACGACCGTGAGCACATCCGCCTGGTCTGGGACCGCGCGCTCGCGGCGAAGCACCCGTGCCGGGAGGAGTGCCGGGTTCGAAGGCTGGACGGGAGCTATGCCGCCGTCGAGGCGAGCGGCATCCCGGTTCTCGACGACGACGGCGTCCTCCGCGAGTGGGTGGGCACCCTCCGGTTCGCCGAAGCCCGCAACAAGACCCAGGTGCCTCTTGGCGAGACCGAAGTGCGCAGCCGCGCGGTGGTGGCTGCCCTCTCGGAGGGGGTCGTGCTCCAGGACGCCCAAGGGCGGATCCAGATGGCGAACGCGAGCGCGGAGCGGCTCCTGGCGCTCTCCTTCGCCCAGCTCCAGGGGCGGACCTCGACGGATCCGCGGTGGCAGGCCATCCACGAGGACGGCAGCCCCTTCCCTGGCGAAGACCACCCGGCGATGGTCTCCCTCCGGACGGGGCGCCCGCAGTCGCAGGTGATGATGGGCGTGATCCGGCCCGACGGCTCGCGGGTGTGGCTGGCGGTGACCTCCCAGCCCCTTTTCGAGGCCAACGGTCGTACGCCCTACGCGGTGGTCACCTCCTTCTTCGACCTCACCGAGCGGTGGGTCGGCGAGCAGGAGAAAGCGCGCTTGCTCGAGTTGGAGAAGAGCGCCCGGGCCGAGGCAGAAGCCGCCAGCCGCCTGAAGAGCGAATTCCTGGCCTCGGTCTCGCACGAGCTGCGTACGCCGCTCACCTCCGTCCTCAGCTGGATCCAGCTCATGCAGGCCCGGCGGCTCGATCCCTCGAAGTGGGATCACGCGCTCGACGTCATCGCCCGTAGCGCGCGCACCCTCAACCAGCTGGTGAGCGACCTCCTCGACACCTCCCGCATCGACTCAGAGCGCCTGGAGCTCGAGCTCCAGGACGTGGACCTCGGCCAGTGCGCACGACAGGCCTTGGAGGCGGTACGTGTCCTGGCGCAGGCGAAGGGGGTTCAGCTCGAGCAGCGCACGGAACACGTCGAGGTCCGCGGAGACGCAGCCCGCCTCCAGCAGGTGGTCTGGAACCTCCTCTCCAACGCCGTGAAGTTCACGCCACGTGGCGGGCGGGTCACCCTGCTTGTCTGGGCCGAGGGGCCCACGGCGCTCGTGGAGGTGAGCGACACGGGCGAGGGGATCGAGCCGCGGTTCCTGCCGCACGTGTTCGAGAGGTTCACCCAGGCGGACAGCTCGGTGACCCGACCACACGGCGGGCTCGGCCTGGGGCTGGCGATCACCAGCGAGCTGGTGCTCCTGCACGGCGGCCGGATCAACGCCGAGAGCGCT
This genomic stretch from Deltaproteobacteria bacterium harbors:
- a CDS encoding DUF4157 domain-containing protein — protein: MVKLLGEASLYKPPFTISIRQSDRPGTTFGDAIVLEASHITAHPDDQGMLVHELAHVVQDYPHAPYWLIEGIADYVRYALGYMDVFSPGGCGPGESYKGGYACGATLLRFVENRFPGTVRRLQQRLRDDSFDGHLVPGVETEALWQLCQQGPCAAEPRVSPPR
- a CDS encoding PAS domain-containing sensor histidine kinase — translated: MSAFRAPPRHRDVEHQLQSARNRLRSLLSATSVASWTTDEAGKIVEGAPGWRAFTGRSLEAGWLEAVHPDDREHIRLVWDRALAAKHPCREECRVRRLDGSYAAVEASGIPVLDDDGVLREWVGTLRFAEARNKTQVPLGETEVRSRAVVAALSEGVVLQDAQGRIQMANASAERLLALSFAQLQGRTSTDPRWQAIHEDGSPFPGEDHPAMVSLRTGRPQSQVMMGVIRPDGSRVWLAVTSQPLFEANGRTPYAVVTSFFDLTERWVGEQEKARLLELEKSARAEAEAASRLKSEFLASVSHELRTPLTSVLSWIQLMQARRLDPSKWDHALDVIARSARTLNQLVSDLLDTSRIDSERLELELQDVDLGQCARQALEAVRVLAQAKGVQLEQRTEHVEVRGDAARLQQVVWNLLSNAVKFTPRGGRVTLLVWAEGPTALVEVSDTGEGIEPRFLPHVFERFTQADSSVTRPHGGLGLGLAITSELVLLHGGRINAESAGPGHGSRFLVQLPARPHVEAATKEDALGRGARHAD
- a CDS encoding heme-binding protein, which gives rise to MKWAARPIVGLVITLLGASAMATETPKHQVLARYRDFEVREYPSLVVAETEVEGDRGEADNEGFSRLAGYIFGRNHSAKKIAMTAPVTEAPVEEKKIAMTAPVTEESAGPRRWRMQFMMPSELPLEALPEPNDARVHLRVLPPRRFAAIRYSGRWSQQNYDEHLEQLQAAMQREGLSAKGEPVWARYDPPFKPWFLRTNEILIEVQSP
- a CDS encoding PAS domain S-box protein; its protein translation is MPNPSNISEPIARTLLEVAPDALILISDDGRVQDANTRAEAMFGFLPGGLRGEQVNNLVPERLRDRNPLSPSLGERAPVPSVEHFGLRRDGTEFPIEVSLGEICREGQRFVAAIVRDATASRRTAATLRATENQFRLTFEAAPIGMALVGLDGRFLSVNKALCEIVGYSAAELTGLTFQAITHPDDLDTDLALADQLRRGEIPRYELGKRYIHKDGSIVHVVLTGTVVRDASGAPLHFIAQVEDVTEQIRTEETKRLSEQQVRDLIDQTPDGIFIADLEGRYTDVNPAACRLLGYAREELIGKTIVDLIPASDVPRLWEVQKRLLQPGQADVGEWTLRCKDGSLVPVEVSASILADGRWQAFVRDITERKRAELELRRGAEELQRAQQVAHLGSWEWDLRTHRVTRSPELFRIYGLPPGTEGSLPWAWEGLVHPGDRPGLHRVVEEAVRTGEPYAVEYRIHRPDGVERVLLQQGERQDESGQLARMVGTILDITELRRAEREREESRRWMQAVLDQSPVALIRVIGANGERVELNARAEELLGRNLERVAQYAEMVLTAEGRPLARTDLPSMRALRGERIHRQEYLVRTAAGDTLPVLAGAAPIRDNAGQVQGAVVAFEDISHLKELERLRAEWNSVIAHDLRQPISAIGLHAHLMKKFVGDTQAQNHLASIRSSARRLNRMIDDLLDLSRLEANRLTLERRPTNMEALARATAHDVSLQAPGRAIEVRAHGAVPEVEVDPDRMAQVLENLLTNAVKYGEPATPIHVDLAARGPLFSVAVRNRGHGISADQQNKLFRRFQRMGGFGNAGPEGIGLGLYITRALVEAHGGSLTLESTPGATTTFCATMPIHAEPARPATEPPGPTTG